Proteins encoded in a region of the Clostridium butyricum genome:
- the scfB gene encoding thioether cross-link-forming SCIFF peptide maturase — MALIHKFKQDENYFVLDVNTGAVHVVDELVYDILDDNKLEPKKDVLERLEGKYDHEELSEAYDEIQELAEDGILYSEDQYEEIAHSSMDDRDYIKAICLNVIHGCNLRCKYCFADEGEYHGHGGVMSVETAKKAIDYVIKRSGPRKNIEIDLFGGEPTLIMDKIKEIIKYARDNEEKWGKRIRFTMTTNATLLTPEMMDYMDKEMGNIILSLDGRKEVNDNVRIKPDKSGSYDDIIPNIKEMIKRRTPGKTYYVRGTFTRDNTDFYEDVMAMVNEGFRELSIEPVVLEDNHPLSLREEDLPKIFENYDNLYYEMKRRKKDGDEFKFYHFNIDLQGGPCVYKRISGCGAGFEYVAITPQGEVYPCHQFVGKEEYKLGDIYEDTFNSDLAKTFKKAHIYNKPKCKDCWARFYCSGGCQANNVNFNGDMNIPYEIGCKMQKKRIECAIALKAVDNE; from the coding sequence ATGGCATTAATACATAAGTTTAAACAGGATGAGAATTATTTTGTATTGGATGTAAATACAGGAGCTGTTCATGTTGTTGATGAGCTGGTTTATGATATATTAGATGATAATAAGCTTGAACCTAAAAAGGATGTTTTAGAAAGACTTGAAGGAAAGTATGATCATGAAGAACTTTCTGAGGCCTATGATGAAATTCAAGAATTGGCTGAAGATGGTATTCTTTATTCAGAAGATCAATACGAAGAGATAGCGCATAGTTCTATGGATGACAGGGATTATATAAAGGCTATTTGTTTAAATGTAATACATGGATGTAACTTAAGATGTAAATATTGTTTTGCAGATGAAGGTGAATATCATGGGCATGGTGGCGTTATGAGCGTTGAAACAGCTAAAAAGGCAATAGACTATGTAATAAAAAGAAGTGGTCCAAGAAAAAACATAGAAATTGACTTATTTGGTGGAGAACCTACTTTAATAATGGACAAGATTAAAGAAATTATAAAGTATGCAAGAGATAATGAAGAAAAGTGGGGTAAGAGAATAAGATTTACAATGACTACTAATGCAACACTTTTAACTCCTGAAATGATGGACTATATGGATAAAGAAATGGGCAATATAATTTTATCATTAGATGGAAGAAAAGAAGTTAATGATAATGTAAGAATAAAGCCAGATAAGAGTGGATCTTATGATGATATAATACCTAATATTAAAGAAATGATAAAGAGAAGAACACCAGGAAAAACTTATTATGTAAGAGGAACATTTACGAGAGATAATACTGATTTTTATGAAGATGTTATGGCAATGGTAAATGAAGGATTTAGAGAATTATCTATAGAGCCAGTAGTTTTAGAAGATAATCATCCTCTTTCACTTAGAGAAGAAGATCTTCCAAAAATATTTGAAAATTATGATAATCTTTACTATGAAATGAAGAGAAGAAAAAAAGATGGAGATGAATTTAAATTCTATCACTTTAATATAGATCTTCAAGGTGGTCCTTGTGTTTATAAGAGAATTTCAGGCTGTGGAGCAGGATTTGAATACGTTGCAATAACACCTCAAGGTGAAGTTTATCCTTGTCATCAATTTGTTGGTAAAGAAGAATACAAATTAGGTGATATATATGAAGATACATTTAATTCTGATTTAGCTAAAACATTTAAAAAGGCCCACATTTACAATAAACCAAAATGTAAGGATTGTTGGGCAAGATTTTATTGTAGTGGTGGATGCCAAGCTAACAATGTTAATTTTAATGGAGATATGAATATTCCATATGAAATTGGATGTAAGATGCAAAAGAAGAGAATTGAATGTGCAATAGCATTGAAGGCTGTTGATAATGAATAG
- a CDS encoding ATP-dependent Clp protease adaptor ClpS produces the protein METGVVTKQKDKVKIKKPKNYKVIMHNDDYTTMEFVIKILVNIFNKSFIDAEKIMLDVHKKGRGVAGIYSYDIAITKVATAMSMAKSEGFPFKLTTEEV, from the coding sequence ATGGAAACTGGAGTCGTGACTAAGCAGAAAGATAAAGTTAAGATAAAAAAACCTAAAAACTATAAGGTTATAATGCATAATGATGATTATACAACTATGGAATTTGTAATAAAGATATTAGTTAATATTTTCAATAAAAGTTTTATAGATGCTGAAAAAATAATGCTTGATGTACATAAAAAGGGAAGAGGAGTAGCAGGCATATATAGTTATGATATAGCGATAACAAAAGTAGCCACTGCTATGTCAATGGCAAAAAGTGAAGGATTTCCTTTTAAATTAACAACCGAGGAGGTTTAA
- a CDS encoding methyl-accepting chemotaxis protein translates to MSKRKERNNGSIKRNLICIFIVAIIVIFSITTVLIGYILKKSITDVLLNKSIETADEVKGSIELILDNDDSNEIEKLQNLVEEKSKKDNIAYAVIIDENIKAIAHSDKEKIGKVYDDDYTIDGVKNQKIQTSKFYADVQKYWTYDIMIPLEKNGTKYGALDIGIPISGIDSIINSFFKTQFILIIIAIIIISIIVIGSLNKAFRSMKYIMNAIDRISEFNLEKDSELESLCEKNNEFGLISKSLLCMSEKIRKLVITIKSSADKVDEVSLELSSITNETVKSIECMEDSVLEISKSAKSQSDDIQNEVTEINDLSYQIDNAIEKTNLAFDKIKNTSDLSKEGISIVKNLSSCSEKNKSISEEIQSIVYDVDFKAKEISSIVDIINDIAEQTNLLALNASIEAARAGENGKGFVVVAEEVKKLSEETSRFTNEIRDRINLVQEKSGHAVECVNENIAIVDENTNAVSDTNKIFNKLSEELIIINDNMSNIINYNQNMNFKKDSILGISQNISASSEETSAATDEIHTIAVTQAEEIKKLYDKVEDLQSYSQLLNKEVGEFKI, encoded by the coding sequence ATGAGTAAAAGAAAAGAAAGAAATAATGGCAGTATAAAAAGGAATTTAATATGTATATTTATTGTTGCTATTATAGTTATTTTTTCAATAACTACAGTTTTAATTGGGTATATATTGAAAAAAAGTATAACTGACGTATTACTTAATAAATCAATAGAAACAGCAGATGAAGTTAAGGGATCGATAGAACTTATTTTAGATAATGATGATTCTAATGAAATAGAAAAACTTCAGAATCTTGTTGAAGAAAAGTCAAAAAAGGATAATATTGCATATGCAGTTATAATCGATGAAAATATTAAAGCAATAGCTCATAGTGATAAAGAAAAGATAGGAAAAGTTTATGATGATGATTACACTATAGATGGAGTTAAGAATCAAAAAATACAGACATCAAAATTTTATGCAGATGTTCAGAAGTATTGGACTTATGATATAATGATTCCGTTGGAAAAGAACGGAACTAAATATGGTGCCTTAGATATTGGAATACCGATTAGTGGTATTGATAGTATTATTAATAGCTTTTTTAAGACACAGTTTATATTAATTATAATAGCGATTATTATTATATCGATAATAGTAATTGGTTCATTAAATAAAGCTTTTAGAAGTATGAAGTACATAATGAATGCTATAGATAGGATAAGTGAGTTTAATCTTGAAAAAGATAGTGAATTAGAATCTTTATGTGAAAAAAACAATGAGTTTGGTCTCATAAGTAAATCATTACTTTGTATGAGTGAAAAGATTAGAAAGCTTGTGATTACAATAAAAAGTAGTGCAGATAAAGTAGATGAAGTTTCACTTGAGTTATCAAGTATAACTAATGAAACAGTAAAGTCTATTGAATGTATGGAGGATTCTGTTTTAGAGATTTCAAAGTCTGCAAAAAGTCAGTCTGATGATATACAAAATGAAGTGACAGAAATAAATGATTTAAGTTATCAAATAGATAATGCAATTGAAAAAACTAATCTGGCATTTGATAAGATTAAAAATACTTCGGATTTAAGTAAAGAAGGAATAAGTATAGTAAAAAATTTATCAAGTTGCTCAGAGAAAAATAAATCTATATCTGAAGAAATACAAAGTATAGTATATGATGTTGATTTTAAGGCAAAAGAAATAAGTTCAATTGTTGATATTATAAATGATATTGCTGAACAAACTAATCTTTTAGCATTAAATGCTTCTATTGAAGCAGCAAGAGCAGGAGAAAATGGAAAGGGATTTGTTGTTGTTGCTGAGGAAGTTAAAAAGTTGTCAGAAGAAACAAGTAGATTTACAAATGAAATAAGAGATAGAATTAATCTTGTTCAAGAAAAATCTGGACATGCAGTGGAGTGCGTAAATGAAAATATAGCAATAGTAGATGAAAATACAAATGCAGTGTCAGACACGAATAAGATATTTAATAAGTTATCGGAAGAACTAATTATAATTAATGATAATATGTCTAATATAATTAATTATAATCAAAATATGAATTTTAAGAAAGATTCTATTCTGGGCATAAGCCAGAATATATCAGCATCATCTGAAGAAACAAGTGCAGCAACAGATGAAATTCATACAATAGCAGTAACACAGGCAGAAGAAATAAAGAAATTATATGATAAAGTTGAGGATTTACAGTCTTATTCTCAATTGTTAAATAAAGAAGTTGGTGAATTTAAGATTTAA
- a CDS encoding M16 family metallopeptidase: MKDIILDNNLKLIYKHSESELTSICISLNAGAGIEVEKMGVAHAVEHMVYKGTKTKSESQINEQLSSIFGFQNAMTNYPYVIYYGTLLNEDLISGIKLFSDIILNPEFDEKGFKEEMEVIKEELDEWDEEIEQFCEDKLFYNIFNKRRIKNPIIGTKESLDNLTVTDLKRFYEENYFPENTSISVITSIDFNTVKEIIDKYFGMWKSKSIRRNSYINNIEYEKIDASKIQIEKRQGIKNAKVQMVFPLDKLNFKELNAFRLFNQYFGEGVNSILFDTLRTKNGLVYDVITRISSENYLKMYKITFTTSKENVNKAVELVMNLIKEINFKVELEIKLDSLIKSYKLKRLFREEQSIILAKELATYDTMFGDYNIYENELRKIEGITEADILNSAKKVLKNSAVQVVC, encoded by the coding sequence ATGAAAGATATAATTTTAGATAATAATTTAAAACTTATATATAAGCATAGTGAAAGTGAACTTACATCAATTTGTATATCATTAAATGCAGGAGCAGGAATTGAAGTAGAAAAAATGGGGGTGGCACATGCTGTTGAGCACATGGTTTATAAAGGAACTAAAACTAAAAGTGAATCACAGATAAATGAACAATTAAGTAGTATTTTTGGATTTCAGAATGCTATGACCAATTATCCTTATGTTATTTATTATGGTACATTATTAAATGAAGATCTCATTAGTGGAATAAAACTGTTTTCTGATATAATTTTAAATCCTGAATTTGATGAAAAGGGATTTAAAGAAGAGATGGAAGTTATAAAAGAAGAACTTGATGAATGGGATGAAGAAATAGAACAGTTTTGTGAAGATAAGCTGTTTTACAATATTTTTAATAAGAGAAGGATAAAAAATCCAATAATAGGGACAAAGGAGAGCCTTGATAATCTTACGGTTACGGATTTAAAGAGGTTCTATGAAGAAAATTATTTCCCGGAAAATACGTCTATTTCAGTTATAACATCTATTGATTTTAATACTGTCAAGGAAATTATCGATAAATACTTTGGTATGTGGAAATCAAAATCCATTAGGAGAAATTCTTATATAAATAATATAGAATATGAAAAAATAGATGCTAGTAAAATCCAAATTGAAAAAAGACAAGGTATTAAAAATGCAAAAGTTCAGATGGTTTTTCCGTTAGATAAACTTAATTTTAAAGAATTAAATGCTTTCAGGCTGTTCAATCAGTATTTTGGGGAAGGGGTTAATTCTATATTGTTTGATACTTTGAGGACTAAGAATGGTTTGGTTTACGATGTTATAACAAGGATTTCTAGTGAAAATTATTTGAAAATGTATAAAATAACTTTTACAACATCAAAAGAAAATGTAAATAAAGCAGTAGAACTTGTTATGAATCTAATAAAAGAAATAAATTTTAAGGTTGAACTTGAAATAAAATTAGATTCATTAATAAAAAGTTATAAGTTAAAGAGGTTGTTTAGAGAAGAACAGAGTATTATTTTAGCGAAAGAACTTGCAACATACGATACTATGTTTGGAGACTATAATATATATGAGAATGAACTTAGAAAAATAGAAGGAATTACTGAAGCAGATATATTAAATTCTGCTAAAAAAGTATTAAAGAATTCAGCTGTACAGGTTGTATGTTAG
- the scfA gene encoding six-cysteine ranthipeptide SCIFF has translation MKHIKTINNPNIKNSLCKPGCKECANSCQSACKTSCTVANLECEN, from the coding sequence ATGAAGCACATAAAAACAATAAACAACCCAAACATAAAGAACAGTTTATGCAAACCAGGCTGTAAAGAATGCGCAAACTCTTGCCAATCAGCTTGTAAGACTTCTTGCACAGTTGCAAACTTAGAATGCGAAAACTAA
- a CDS encoding sodium-dependent transporter, whose product MEEKREQWGSKLGFILAAVGSAVGLGNIWRFPYVAYTNGGGAFLIPYFFAIFTAGIPLLILEYGMGHKFKGSTPLAIARANKKWEWLGWWPTISAFIILSYYSMILSWAANYLGFSFKKSWGADSNGFFHNSFLKLTDSPFDFGGMVWPILIGISLVWIINWFICYKGIKGGIEKANKILLPMLILIMIIIAIRSVTLEGAVTGLNTLFTPDWSMVMQPKVWVAAYGQVFFSLSLAMGIMVTYSSYLPKKTDINNSAFMTAFANCGFEFLSAIAVFGILGFMATAQGVPMSEVVSSGVGLAFVVFPAVFSEMGAVGTVLGVLFFLCLLFAGVTSSVSLTEAVSAPFRDKFGWKRERVVTGICIIGFLVSTLYATGAGLYLLDIIDNFINNYGIVVVGLLEVILIGWIIKPKTIREHTNEISYFKIGSWWDNVIKFLTPAILIYMLIQSFIGEVKAPYGGYSLPALFLYGWSVIGIGVIGALLITKRPWKEKKIEE is encoded by the coding sequence ATGGAAGAAAAAAGAGAACAGTGGGGATCCAAGCTAGGTTTTATCTTAGCAGCCGTTGGATCAGCTGTAGGTTTAGGTAATATTTGGAGATTTCCGTATGTGGCATATACAAATGGAGGGGGAGCATTTTTAATACCATATTTCTTTGCTATTTTTACAGCAGGAATACCTTTGTTAATTTTAGAATATGGTATGGGACATAAATTTAAGGGATCAACACCATTGGCAATAGCAAGAGCAAATAAAAAATGGGAATGGCTTGGATGGTGGCCAACTATTAGCGCATTTATTATATTATCGTATTATTCAATGATTTTAAGTTGGGCAGCAAATTATTTAGGATTTAGTTTTAAGAAAAGTTGGGGAGCAGATTCAAATGGATTTTTCCATAATAGTTTTTTAAAACTTACTGATTCACCATTTGATTTTGGTGGAATGGTTTGGCCTATTCTTATTGGGATAAGTTTAGTTTGGATTATAAATTGGTTCATTTGTTATAAAGGAATAAAAGGTGGAATTGAAAAGGCTAATAAGATATTATTACCAATGCTTATATTAATAATGATTATAATTGCAATAAGATCAGTTACGCTTGAAGGTGCAGTAACAGGATTAAATACATTATTTACGCCAGATTGGTCAATGGTTATGCAGCCAAAAGTATGGGTAGCAGCTTATGGACAAGTATTCTTCTCATTAAGTCTTGCAATGGGGATTATGGTGACTTATTCAAGTTATCTTCCCAAAAAGACAGATATAAATAATAGTGCATTTATGACTGCTTTTGCAAACTGTGGATTTGAATTTTTATCAGCAATTGCTGTATTTGGAATATTAGGTTTTATGGCAACAGCTCAAGGCGTACCAATGTCAGAAGTTGTTTCAAGTGGTGTAGGATTAGCGTTTGTAGTATTCCCTGCAGTATTTAGTGAAATGGGAGCTGTAGGTACGGTTTTAGGAGTTTTATTCTTCCTTTGTCTATTATTTGCAGGTGTAACTTCATCAGTATCATTAACAGAGGCAGTTTCAGCACCATTTAGAGATAAATTTGGATGGAAGAGAGAAAGAGTTGTAACAGGTATATGTATCATAGGATTTTTAGTTAGTACTTTATATGCAACAGGTGCAGGGTTATATCTTCTTGATATAATTGATAACTTCATAAATAACTATGGAATAGTAGTAGTAGGATTATTAGAAGTTATATTAATTGGTTGGATAATAAAACCTAAAACAATAAGAGAACATACTAATGAAATATCTTATTTTAAAATTGGAAGTTGGTGGGATAATGTAATTAAATTCTTAACACCTGCAATTTTAATATATATGTTAATACAAAGTTTTATCGGAGAAGTTAAAGCACCTTATGGAGGATATTCTTTACCAGCTTTATTCTTATATGGATGGTCGGTTATTGGGATAGGAGTTATAGGAGCTTTACTAATTACTAAAAGACCTTGGAAAGAGAAAAAGATAGAAGAATAA
- a CDS encoding zinc-ribbon domain-containing protein, which translates to MEDRKIVCKDCGEEFIFTVGEQEFYKEKGFENDPVRCQSCRKAKKQHHNR; encoded by the coding sequence ATGGAAGATAGAAAGATAGTATGTAAAGATTGTGGAGAGGAATTTATCTTTACGGTTGGTGAACAAGAATTTTATAAAGAAAAAGGATTTGAAAATGATCCAGTAAGATGCCAAAGTTGTAGAAAAGCAAAAAAACAGCATCATAATAGATAG
- a CDS encoding MetS family NSS transporter small subunit yields the protein MSTVSLMLFGVGATVLWGGLALTLGITIYNERKEA from the coding sequence ATGAGTACAGTATCTTTGATGCTATTTGGTGTTGGTGCAACTGTTTTATGGGGAGGTCTTGCACTTACACTAGGCATAACAATTTATAATGAAAGAAAAGAGGCATAA
- a CDS encoding aminotransferase class I/II-fold pyridoxal phosphate-dependent enzyme produces MKAPLLEELFKYHNENNLMLSMPGNKAGLGFEIDDLGREFMERMGKLDITEVDPLDNLHCPEGVIKESQRLLAKTYKSKKAYFLVNGSSGGNLSAIFACFNEGDEVIIERNCHKSIYNGAILRKLKVSYIEPIIDSEHGIFLPPDKDNIYKAFDKCTNPKGIILTYPNYFGITYDIEEIVKDFRGRGIRVILDCAHGAHFGISEKLPKSMTQIGDYVVLSAHKTLPALTQGSYIVVNDEKSDFEFYLRTFMTTSPSYLIMASLDYARYYIDTYGEKDYEKLINMAEHWKEKINKLGKIKIISCDDIKAYGKYDLDKSRYLMILPKGYSGHKLLDYFRIKKVQSEMSFAQGIVLILSPFNTEDDFKKIYDIILNLDLKDFKSESLSVYDNSIPKKILEPYEVFNLSYEMIDINKCEGRISKEFITPYPPGIPLVCPGERIEKEAVNIIEDYIKNEKDILGVDKEQKKISAIIE; encoded by the coding sequence TTGAAAGCACCATTATTAGAAGAATTGTTTAAGTATCACAATGAAAACAATTTAATGCTATCAATGCCAGGCAATAAGGCAGGACTTGGTTTTGAAATTGATGATTTGGGTAGAGAATTTATGGAAAGAATGGGAAAATTAGATATTACAGAAGTTGATCCCTTAGATAATTTACATTGCCCAGAAGGCGTAATTAAAGAATCACAGAGATTATTAGCAAAAACATATAAGTCTAAAAAGGCTTACTTTTTAGTTAATGGGAGTTCGGGTGGAAATTTAAGTGCTATTTTTGCTTGCTTTAATGAGGGAGATGAAGTAATAATAGAGAGAAATTGTCACAAGTCTATTTATAATGGAGCAATTTTAAGAAAACTTAAAGTTTCATATATTGAGCCTATTATTGATTCTGAACATGGAATTTTTCTGCCTCCAGATAAAGATAATATTTATAAAGCTTTTGATAAATGTACTAATCCTAAGGGTATAATTTTAACTTATCCTAACTACTTTGGTATAACATATGATATTGAAGAAATAGTAAAAGACTTTAGGGGAAGAGGAATTAGAGTTATATTAGATTGTGCACATGGAGCTCATTTTGGCATTAGTGAAAAATTACCAAAGAGTATGACACAAATTGGCGATTATGTTGTGCTTAGTGCACATAAAACTCTTCCTGCATTAACTCAAGGATCTTATATTGTTGTTAATGATGAAAAGTCTGATTTTGAATTTTATTTGAGAACTTTTATGACAACATCTCCATCATATCTTATTATGGCTTCTTTGGATTATGCGCGATATTATATTGATACATATGGAGAGAAAGATTATGAAAAACTCATTAATATGGCAGAGCATTGGAAAGAAAAAATAAATAAATTAGGAAAAATTAAAATAATATCGTGTGATGATATTAAAGCTTATGGAAAATATGATTTAGATAAAAGCAGATACTTAATGATTCTTCCTAAAGGATATAGTGGGCATAAACTTTTAGATTATTTTAGAATAAAAAAAGTTCAAAGTGAAATGAGTTTTGCACAAGGCATTGTATTGATTTTATCTCCATTTAATACTGAAGATGATTTTAAAAAGATATATGATATAATATTGAATTTAGATCTAAAGGATTTTAAATCAGAATCATTATCTGTATATGACAATAGTATTCCTAAAAAGATTTTAGAACCATATGAAGTGTTTAATTTATCATATGAAATGATAGATATTAATAAGTGTGAGGGTAGAATATCAAAAGAGTTTATAACACCATATCCACCTGGAATACCTCTTGTGTGTCCTGGTGAAAGAATAGAAAAAGAAGCTGTGAACATTATTGAGGATTATATAAAAAATGAAAAAGATATTTTGGGTGTAGATAAAGAACAGAAAAAAATAAGCGCAATAATTGAATAA
- a CDS encoding Lrp/AsnC family transcriptional regulator — translation MEEILEILEKNSRYSDEQIAVMTGKTVEEVRDAIRDYEEKSIIAGYTTLINWENTGSETVTALIEVKITPQRGEGFDKVAERIYKFPQVKACYLMSGGFDLTVIVEGKTMKEVALFVSEKLAVQEYVLSTGTHFVLKKYKDHGTIFKEKRVEDREAIFI, via the coding sequence ATGGAGGAAATACTCGAAATATTAGAAAAAAATAGTAGATATAGTGATGAGCAGATTGCTGTAATGACAGGTAAAACTGTTGAAGAAGTACGTGATGCAATTAGAGATTATGAAGAGAAAAGTATAATTGCTGGATATACTACTCTTATTAATTGGGAAAATACAGGAAGTGAAACAGTAACAGCATTAATCGAAGTTAAAATCACACCACAAAGAGGTGAAGGCTTTGATAAAGTAGCTGAAAGAATATATAAATTTCCACAAGTTAAAGCGTGTTATTTAATGTCAGGAGGATTTGACCTTACTGTTATAGTTGAGGGGAAGACTATGAAGGAAGTTGCACTTTTTGTATCTGAAAAACTTGCAGTTCAGGAATATGTTTTGAGTACAGGAACTCATTTTGTTCTTAAGAAATATAAAGATCATGGAACAATCTTTAAAGAAAAGAGAGTAGAAGACAGGGAGGCTATATTTATATGA
- the clpA gene encoding ATP-dependent Clp protease ATP-binding subunit ClpA — protein MKITSDLNDVMLRAYEEAKNRKSEYITPEHLLYAATFDGKVAEAIKQCGGDLNSLQYNLKTYIKTYISIGSGEPQESIEFQKVIITADEQVKYSGKEVIDVNHILAAIFTLEDSYALYYLLQEGVTKRDLLFNLCHDEDDEVYINESEDSSMSEIETSEDDEEKVKVRKEDAFLSKYTVDLIKKVQEENIDPLIGRKDILDRTVQILCRRSKNNPVHVGESGVGKTAITMGLAKLISDGNVPEKIKGSLMYSLDLGSVIAGTKYRGDFEERIKRILELISKKDKAIVYIDEIHSIVGAGALNGGALDASNLLKPYLTEGSIRFIGATTFDEYKKYFEKDKALIRRFQTIDVREPSIDDSVSILNGLKESYEKYHNVSYTDDAIRNAVILSDKYINDKYLPDKAIDIIDEAGAYVRMHNSNMDEKIVVSENVIEEIISKVCSIPKQTVETNEINSLKYIEKELKENIFHQDKAIEEVVRCIKMSRAGLNEEDKPVASMLFVGPTGVGKTEIARCLSKKLGLDLVRFDMSEYGEKHSAAKLIGSPPGYVGYEEGGLLTDSIRKKPHCILLLDEIEKAHEDILSVLLQVMDYATLTDNKGRKADFRNVIIIMTSNAGAKNIGKKLIGFGDREIQGNAIMEEVKKFFTPEFRNRLDKIVVFNGMNDEMAKQVAMKKLNDFKKKLYSKNIEIIFTQECSDYIAKLGTSKEFGAREIIRVIDSNIKPLFVDEILFGSLCDGGKCRINLINNKFELEVL, from the coding sequence ATGAAGATTACAAGTGATCTAAACGATGTGATGCTGAGGGCTTATGAAGAAGCTAAAAATAGAAAGAGTGAATATATTACGCCTGAACATCTTTTATATGCTGCAACTTTTGATGGTAAAGTTGCAGAGGCAATAAAACAATGTGGTGGTGATTTAAATAGTCTTCAGTATAATTTGAAGACATATATAAAGACATATATAAGTATTGGAAGTGGAGAACCACAAGAAAGTATTGAATTTCAAAAAGTGATAATTACAGCAGATGAACAAGTTAAATATAGTGGAAAAGAAGTAATAGATGTTAATCATATATTAGCTGCAATCTTTACACTTGAAGATAGTTATGCGTTGTATTATCTTTTACAAGAGGGCGTAACAAAGAGAGATTTGTTATTTAATCTATGTCATGATGAAGATGATGAGGTTTATATTAATGAAAGTGAAGATTCATCAATGTCAGAAATAGAAACTTCTGAAGATGATGAAGAAAAAGTGAAAGTTAGGAAAGAAGATGCATTTCTAAGCAAATATACTGTCGACCTTATAAAAAAGGTACAGGAAGAAAATATTGATCCTTTAATAGGGCGTAAGGATATATTGGATAGAACAGTTCAGATATTATGCAGAAGAAGTAAGAATAATCCAGTTCATGTTGGTGAATCTGGAGTTGGTAAGACTGCAATTACAATGGGTCTTGCAAAACTTATCAGTGATGGAAATGTTCCCGAGAAGATTAAAGGAAGTTTAATGTATTCATTAGACTTAGGCTCTGTGATTGCAGGAACAAAATATAGAGGGGATTTTGAGGAAAGAATAAAGAGAATACTAGAACTTATAAGCAAGAAAGATAAGGCTATTGTATATATAGATGAAATACACAGTATCGTAGGGGCTGGTGCATTAAATGGTGGTGCATTAGATGCTTCTAATTTATTAAAACCATATCTAACAGAAGGAAGTATAAGATTTATAGGTGCTACTACCTTTGATGAATATAAGAAGTACTTTGAAAAAGACAAAGCCTTAATAAGAAGATTTCAAACTATTGATGTAAGAGAACCATCAATTGATGATTCGGTAAGTATATTAAATGGTCTTAAAGAAAGTTATGAAAAATATCATAATGTATCATATACAGATGATGCTATAAGAAATGCGGTTATTTTAAGTGATAAATATATAAATGATAAATATCTTCCAGATAAGGCCATAGATATAATTGATGAGGCTGGAGCATATGTCAGAATGCATAACAGTAATATGGATGAAAAAATTGTAGTAAGTGAAAATGTTATTGAGGAAATAATATCAAAAGTATGCAGTATTCCAAAACAAACGGTTGAAACAAATGAAATTAATTCACTTAAATATATAGAAAAAGAATTGAAAGAAAATATATTTCATCAAGATAAGGCTATAGAGGAAGTTGTTAGATGCATAAAAATGTCAAGAGCAGGACTTAATGAAGAAGATAAACCTGTTGCATCAATGCTGTTTGTAGGACCTACAGGGGTTGGAAAAACTGAAATAGCAAGATGTCTTTCTAAAAAGTTAGGGTTAGATCTTGTTAGATTTGATATGAGTGAGTATGGTGAAAAACATTCAGCTGCGAAACTCATCGGATCTCCTCCAGGATATGTAGGATATGAAGAGGGAGGACTTCTTACTGACTCAATAAGAAAGAAACCACATTGTATTTTATTATTAGATGAAATTGAAAAAGCTCATGAAGATATATTAAGTGTTTTACTTCAAGTTATGGACTATGCAACTCTTACTGATAATAAAGGAAGAAAAGCAGATTTTCGAAATGTAATAATAATAATGACATCAAATGCAGGTGCAAAAAATATTGGAAAGAAACTTATTGGTTTTGGTGATAGAGAAATTCAAGGTAATGCTATTATGGAAGAAGTGAAAAAATTCTTTACACCTGAATTTAGAAATAGACTTGATAAAATAGTTGTATTTAATGGAATGAATGATGAAATGGCAAAACAGGTTGCAATGAAAAAGCTTAATGACTTTAAAAAGAAGTTGTACTCTAAGAATATAGAAATAATATTTACACAAGAATGTAGTGATTATATTGCTAAGTTAGGAACTTCAAAAGAGTTTGGTGCAAGAGAGATAATAAGGGTAATTGATTCGAATATAAAGCCTCTATTTGTAGATGAGATATTATTTGGAAGTTTATGTGATGGGGGCAAGTGTAGAATTAATCTTATAAATAATAAATTTGAGCTTGAAGTACTGTAA